In Juglans microcarpa x Juglans regia isolate MS1-56 chromosome 7D, Jm3101_v1.0, whole genome shotgun sequence, the following are encoded in one genomic region:
- the LOC121239078 gene encoding serine/arginine-rich splicing factor SR45a-like: MMSRRSRYSRSPSPHRRYRRSVSKSVSRSRSRSRSLSSDVENPGNNLYVTGLSPRITKRELEKHFASEGKVMEVHLVVDPWTRESRGFGFVTMASLEEAERCVKYLNHSVLEGRVITVEKARRRRGRTPTPGRYLGLRTIHVRHRSTSYSSRRSPSYSPRRSPSYSPYTRGWSRSPRYSYERSRSRSYSPITVGGGHTPPIMTGGGHTLLTTDADHTHGHNPLIADHLSAGVIGLTHQMTDTVGGTAIVTVLSLEVCHQGQGGCQREATLAVSHPGQGALEGATQEALPLEQGAAGGGVALEAFPLNLRALGRRHHQGVGTREAILGVRVEVQGLLVQGLI; this comes from the exons ATG ATGTCCAGAAGGTCAAG GTATTCTCGCTCTCCTTCACCGCACAGGCGGTACAGGAGGTCTGTCTCGAAGTCTGTGTCAAGGTCACGGTCAAGGTCGAG GAGTCTTTCGAGTGATGTGGAAAATCCTGGTAACAATCTGTATGTGACAGGATTGTCACCTCGAATCACAAAGAGAGAGCTTGAGAAGCATTTCGCAAGTGAGGGAAAG GTGATGGAAGTTCATCTTGTAGTTGATCCATGGACCAGAGAATCCCGTGGCTTTGGGTTTGTTACAATGGCTAGTCTTGAGGAGGCTGAACGCTGTGTTAAGTATTTGAACCATTCTGTACTTGAAGGCCGTGTGATTACAGTGGAGAAG GCTCGGAGGCGAAGAGGGCGAACGCCTACTCCGGGAAGGTATCTTGGACTGAGAACAATTCACG TGCGCCATAGATCTACCAGCTACTCTTCTCGTCGATCTCCCAGCTACTCCCCTCGGCGATCTCCCAGTTATTCTCCTTACACAAGGGGCTGGAGCCGATCGCCACGTTACTCATATGAACGTAGTAGGAGTAGGTCATACTCCCCAATAACCGTCGGAGGAGGTCATACTCCCCCTATTATGACCGGCGGAGGTCATACTCTTCTTACTACAGACGCAGATCATACTCACGGTCACAATCCCCTTATAGCAGATCACCTGTCAGCTGGCGTGATCGGTCTTACTCACCAGATGACCGATACAGTAGGAGGCACCGCTATCGTTACCGTTCTGTCTCTCGAAGTGTGTCACCAAGGCCAAGGAGGATGTCAAAGAGAAGCTACTCTAGCAGTGTCTCACCCAGGCCAAGGAGCTCTAGAAGGAGCTACTCAAGAAGCCCTACCCCTAGAGCAAGGAGCTGCAGGAGGAGGAGTTGCTCTCGAAGCATTTCCCCTAAACTTAAGAGCTCTAGGAAGACGCCATCATCAAGGCGTGGGTACTCGAGAAGCTATTCTAGGAGTCCGAGTCGAAGTTCAAGGTCTGTTAGTTCAAGGACTGATTTAG